One window from the genome of Oryza glaberrima chromosome 3, OglaRS2, whole genome shotgun sequence encodes:
- the LOC127766644 gene encoding NAC domain-containing protein 54 isoform X2, whose protein sequence is MAPVSLPPGFRFHPTDEELIIYYLKRKINGRQIELEIIPEVDLYKCEPWDLPEKSFLPSKDLEWYFFSPRDRKYPNGSRTNRATKAGYWKATGKDRKVNSQRRAVGMKKTLVYYRGRAPHGSRTDWVMHEYRLDERECETDTGLQDAYALCRVFKKTAPGPKIIEHYGVVHHHVEQPQWMTSSIDRSPTLDVSCDGRGDDFESSSFSFPTETPMDSMHGGFGMQMSAPHEDGKWMQFLSEDAFNATNPFLTNPVSANFSCLPSKVDVALECARLQHRLTLPPLEVEDFPQDVSLDTKTGILRSNPNEVDILQEFLSVATASQELINGSTSSYPEMWLGASTSSASYVNELSSLVEMGGVGTSNHHESARQVEIADMEVFKDDKKRVENLRGVKLVNNDLGEIVVEGDESNPTEDIIAQYPIKVTADNSDCRRSRSSHDRSH, encoded by the exons ATGGCGCCCGTGAGTTTGCCTCCAGGTTTCAGGTTCCACCCCACCGATGAAGAACTAATCATCTACTACCTTaagcggaagatcaacggaagACAGATAGAACTCGAAATCATTCCAGAGGTTGATCTTTACAAGTGTGAGCCTTGGGATCTGCCTG AAAAATCCTTTCTTCCGAGTAAAGATCTCGAATGGTACTTCTTCAGCCCTAGAGACCGCAAGTACCCAAATGGATCAAGGACAAACCGTGCAACAAAAGCCGGATACTGGAAGGCAACTGGGAAAGATCGAAAAGTGAACTCACAGAGGCGTGCAGTTGGTATGAAGAAGACTCTTGTGTACTACCGTGGTCGAGCTCCACATGGTTCTCGCACCGATTGGGTCATGCACGAGTACCGCCTCGATGAGAGGGAATGCGAGACTGACACTGGCTTACAG GATGCATATGCTTTATGCCGGGTGTTCAAGAAGACAGCGCCCGGGCCAAAGATCATAGAGCATTATGGTGTGGTGCACCACCATGTCGAGCAACCTCAATGGATGACGAGCAGTATCGATCGCTCCCCAACGTTGGACGTGTCGTGTGATGGAAGAGGTGATGACTTTGAGAGCAGCAGCTTCTCTTTCCCAACAGAGACGCCAATGGACTCCATGCACGGTGGGTTTGGAATGCAGATGAGTGCACCTCACGAGGATGGCAAATGGATGCAGTTTCTGAGTGAAGATGCCTTCAACGCCACCAATCCGTTCTTGACGAACCCAGTTTCTGCCAACTTCTCATGCCTTCCATCCAAG GTGGATGTTGCACTGGAATGTGCGAGGCTGCAGCACAGGCTCACCTTGCCTCCCTTGGAGGTGGAGGATTTCCCACAGGACGTCAGCCTTGACACGAAGACGGGCATACTTCGCAGTAACCCCAACGAAGTTGACATTCTCCAAGAATTCCTGTCAGTTGCGACTGCCTCTCAGGAGCTAATTAATGGCTCCACCAGTAGCTACCCTGAAATGTGGTTAGGAGCTAGCACAAGCAGTGCTAGCTACGTCAATGAACTGTCCTCTCTAGTTGAGATGGGCGGCGTTGGCACTTCTAACCACCACGAATCCGCAAGGCAGGTCGAGATCGCTGACATGGAGGTGTTCAAGGACGACAAGAAGCGGGTGGAGAACCTTAGAGGAGTCAAGTTGGTGAACAATGACCTTGGGGAG ATTGTTGTAGAAGGAGATGAAAGCAATCCAACAGAAGACATCATCGCGCAGTACCCTATAAAAGTCACTGCAGATAATTCAG ATTGCAGGAGAAGCCGGTCATCGCATGACCGATCCCACTGA
- the LOC127766644 gene encoding NAC domain-containing protein 54 isoform X1, translated as MAPVSLPPGFRFHPTDEELIIYYLKRKINGRQIELEIIPEVDLYKCEPWDLPEKSFLPSKDLEWYFFSPRDRKYPNGSRTNRATKAGYWKATGKDRKVNSQRRAVGMKKTLVYYRGRAPHGSRTDWVMHEYRLDERECETDTGLQDAYALCRVFKKTAPGPKIIEHYGVVHHHVEQPQWMTSSIDRSPTLDVSCDGRGDDFESSSFSFPTETPMDSMHGGFGMQMSAPHEDGKWMQFLSEDAFNATNPFLTNPVSANFSCLPSKVDVALECARLQHRLTLPPLEVEDFPQDVSLDTKTGILRSNPNEVDILQEFLSVATASQELINGSTSSYPEMWLGASTSSASYVNELSSLVEMGGVGTSNHHESARQVEIADMEVFKDDKKRVENLRGVKLVNNDLGEIVVEGDESNPTEDIIAQYPIKVTADNSGEAGHRMTDPTDVGGIDTAPIFSQSQPDDFAAGFDDVNPNASFDLYEKVDVNHRLFVSRVAAAKTFFHRIEPSKKVSFHSNPAATAVSKATEKFHFPVTTKVSGRVSIFSKFKALIRDKFLMMRPSHSYQRLGSKETTVNELLQIVSLLLAPKQINGCPTEQELVKKKAKEVMKPGWGREGSNKLWLPLSKGKGISSMFLSGKWTFLTSALAISTPAECDH; from the exons ATGGCGCCCGTGAGTTTGCCTCCAGGTTTCAGGTTCCACCCCACCGATGAAGAACTAATCATCTACTACCTTaagcggaagatcaacggaagACAGATAGAACTCGAAATCATTCCAGAGGTTGATCTTTACAAGTGTGAGCCTTGGGATCTGCCTG AAAAATCCTTTCTTCCGAGTAAAGATCTCGAATGGTACTTCTTCAGCCCTAGAGACCGCAAGTACCCAAATGGATCAAGGACAAACCGTGCAACAAAAGCCGGATACTGGAAGGCAACTGGGAAAGATCGAAAAGTGAACTCACAGAGGCGTGCAGTTGGTATGAAGAAGACTCTTGTGTACTACCGTGGTCGAGCTCCACATGGTTCTCGCACCGATTGGGTCATGCACGAGTACCGCCTCGATGAGAGGGAATGCGAGACTGACACTGGCTTACAG GATGCATATGCTTTATGCCGGGTGTTCAAGAAGACAGCGCCCGGGCCAAAGATCATAGAGCATTATGGTGTGGTGCACCACCATGTCGAGCAACCTCAATGGATGACGAGCAGTATCGATCGCTCCCCAACGTTGGACGTGTCGTGTGATGGAAGAGGTGATGACTTTGAGAGCAGCAGCTTCTCTTTCCCAACAGAGACGCCAATGGACTCCATGCACGGTGGGTTTGGAATGCAGATGAGTGCACCTCACGAGGATGGCAAATGGATGCAGTTTCTGAGTGAAGATGCCTTCAACGCCACCAATCCGTTCTTGACGAACCCAGTTTCTGCCAACTTCTCATGCCTTCCATCCAAG GTGGATGTTGCACTGGAATGTGCGAGGCTGCAGCACAGGCTCACCTTGCCTCCCTTGGAGGTGGAGGATTTCCCACAGGACGTCAGCCTTGACACGAAGACGGGCATACTTCGCAGTAACCCCAACGAAGTTGACATTCTCCAAGAATTCCTGTCAGTTGCGACTGCCTCTCAGGAGCTAATTAATGGCTCCACCAGTAGCTACCCTGAAATGTGGTTAGGAGCTAGCACAAGCAGTGCTAGCTACGTCAATGAACTGTCCTCTCTAGTTGAGATGGGCGGCGTTGGCACTTCTAACCACCACGAATCCGCAAGGCAGGTCGAGATCGCTGACATGGAGGTGTTCAAGGACGACAAGAAGCGGGTGGAGAACCTTAGAGGAGTCAAGTTGGTGAACAATGACCTTGGGGAG ATTGTTGTAGAAGGAGATGAAAGCAATCCAACAGAAGACATCATCGCGCAGTACCCTATAAAAGTCACTGCAGATAATTCAG GAGAAGCCGGTCATCGCATGACCGATCCCACTGACGTAGGCGGCATCGACACTGCCCCGATCTTCTCGCAATCTCAACCTGACGACTTTGCTGCTGGTTTCGACGACGTCAACCCTAATGCATCTTTCGATCTGTACGAGAAGGTTGACGTCAACCACAGGCTATTCGTTTCAAGGGTCGCTGCGGCGAAGACATTCTTCCACCGCATTGAGCCATCGAAGAAGGTCAGCTTCCACTCGAACCCGGCAGCAACCGCCGTCAGTAAGGCGACCGAGAAGTTCCATTTCCCCGTTACGACCAAAGTTAGTGGTAGGGTTTCCATTTTTAGCAAGTTCAAGGCACTCATAAGGGACAAGTTCTTGATGATGAGGCCATCACATTCATACCAAAGGTTGGGCAGCAAAGAAACCACAGTGAATGAGCTGCTGCAGATTGTGTCACTCCTTTTAGCACCGAAGCAAATCAATGGCTGCCCTACTGAGCAAGAGCTGGTCAAGAAGAAGGCGAAAGAAGTGATGAAGCCGGGATGGGGTCGTGAAGGGAGCAACAAATTGTGGCTTCCGCTCTCCAAAGGGAAGGGCATTTCCAGCATGTTTTTGAGTGGGAAATGGACGTTTCTAACCTCCGCGTTGGCCATCAGCACTCCAGCTGAGTGCGATCACTAA
- the LOC127766645 gene encoding uncharacterized protein LOC127766645, translated as MGYKCSSCLQAVVLWQLLLPWTHIAVAAGAKSSSPAGKPKAAAPPVVAGPVSKVEDATRFQIYYGQSFKVVKNNWNGKSYLLMQNTSKMATKTKYCTGRIKSFVIPLANYSVDTTASPVSFFELLGVLQNLKGITSDQIASQCVLQSYASGNVQLFNKTDAQMLTQFSAHFLSTTDEGCNFAAYVPSEEGTPLQRVEWIKYLGAFTNSEDRANTVYDAIKANYLCLSKAAANLSTRFKPIVAWIEFTQGMWTFVSDGWIVQYVTDAGAEVVDATITNRRFNNSDPEDMDNFHAILCTVDVVIDQTYASDPAEYKLSTFLESINVDHDSCFSFVANRSIWRFDKRIGYSKKLDWFDGAISQPQLVLADLIEIFFPTGNYTTIYFRNLMKDEGVTEVVPEMCTRSISTPMEPTILPCQ; from the exons ATGGGTTATAAGTGTAGTAGCTGCCTGCAGGCGGTGGTGCTGTGGCAGTTGCTCCTGCCGTGGACGCACAttgcggtggcggctggcgcgaagagctcgtcgccggcggggaagccgaaggccgcggcgccgccggtggtggccgGGCCGGTGTCCAAGGTGGAGGACGCCACCAGGTTCCAGATATACTACGGCCAGAGCTTCAAAGTCGTCAAGAACAACTGGAACGGCAAGAGCTACCTTCTCATGCAG AACACGTCCAAGATGGCCACCAAGACCAAGTATTGCACGGGGAGGATCAAGTCGTTCGTTATCCCTCTTGCCAATTACTCCGTCGACACCACGGCTTCTCCAG TGTCATTCTTCGAG CTACTTGGAGTATTACAAAACTTGAAGGGGATAACATCTGATCAAATTGCCTCCCAGTGTGTGCTCCAATCATATGCAAGTGGAAATGTCCAGCTTTTTAACAAGACCGATGCACAGATGCTCACACAATTTAGTGCACATTTCTTGAGCACTACAGATGAAGGCTGCAATTTCGCAGCTTATGTACCCTCTGAAGAGGGGACACCATTGCAA AGGGTTGAGTGGATCAAATACTTGGGAGCTTTCACAAATTCAGAAGATAGGGCTAACACAGTTTATGACGCA ATAAAGGCAAACTACTTATGCTTAAGCAAAGCAGCTGCGAATCTTAGCACAAGATTCAAACCTATAGTGGCATGGATTGAATTCACACAG GGTATGTGGACATTTGTTAGTGATGGTTGGATTGTACAG TATGTCACAGATGCAGGAGCAGAGGTTGTTGATGCAACTATTACTAATAGGAGATTCAACAATTCGGATCCAGAGGATATGGACAACTTCCATGCTATTCTTTGT ACAGTTGATGTTGTCATAGATCAGACATATGCTTCAGATCCTGCAGAGTACAAACTATCCACATTCTTGGAGAGCATTAATGTGGACCATGACTCTTGTTTTAGTTTTGTAGCCAACCGTAGCATATGGAGATTTGATAAAAGAATAGGATATTCCAAGAAACTTG attggttCGATGGAGCTATCTCCCAGCCCCAGTTGGTTCTTGCTGATCTAATAGAAATTTTCTTTCCAACGGGGAATTACACAACAATTTACTTCAGGAATCTAATGAAG GATGAAGGGGTCACTGAAGTTGTCCCTGAAATGTGTACTAGGAGCATATCAACACCCATGGAGCCAACAATCTTGCCCTGCCAGTGA
- the LOC127766646 gene encoding ALA-interacting subunit 5-like, with the protein MDPLESEGGSQKSNNKPKYSKFTQQELPACKPLLTPGIVVATFLLIGVIFVPIGLASLSASQEIVELVDRYDTNCVSTPDKVGFIQNTDTDKTCTRTLTVPKHMKSPIQIYYQIGDFYQNHRRYVKSRSDKQLRYKNAVHLTKDCDPEGNTVDGAPIVPCGLIAWSLFNDTYTISVNKKAIEVNKKDIAWKSDKTDKFGSDIYPSNFQKGSLIGGAKLNESIPLSEQEDLIVWMRTAALPTFRKLYGRIETDIMANDQLTVVIQNNYNTYSFGGSKALVLSTTSWIGGKNNFIGVAYLTIGGLCIFLAVGFVVLLYMVKPRTLGDPSYLSWNRDTPDHPN; encoded by the exons ATGGATCCTTTGGAATCTGAAGGTGGCTCACAGAAATCCAACAATAAGCCCAAAT ATTCTAAGTTTACGCAACAGGAGCTTCCAGCATGCAAGCCACTACTAACTCCTGGAATT GTGGTTGCTACCTTCTTGCTGATTGGTGTCATATTTGTCCCAATTGGGCTCGCGTCTCTATCTGCATCGCAAGAG ATCGTCGAACTGGTGGATCGATATGACACAAATTGTGTGTCCACGCCTGACAAGGTTGGGTTCATTCAGAACACCGATACTGACAAGACATGCACAAGAACACTGACT GTGCCTAAACATATGAAGAGCCCAATCCAGATATATTACCAGATTGGCGACTTCTATCAAAACCATCGACG GTATGTGAAAAGTCGAAGTGATAAACAATTGCGGTATAAGAATGCTGTGCACTTGACAAAGGATTGTGATCCTGAAGGTAATACTGTTGATGGTGCTCCAATTGTTCCATGTGGCCTTATTGCTTGGAGCTTGTTCAATGATACATATACAATTTCGGTGAACAAGAAGGCCATTGAAGTGAATAAAAAGGATATAGCTTGGAAGAGTGACAAGACCGATAAATTTGGCAGTGATATTTACCCAAGTAATTTTCAGAAGGGCAGTCTAATAGGCGGTGCTAAACTAAATGAGAGCATACCT TTAAGTGAGCAAGAAGACCTCATTGTTTGGATGAGAACCGCTGCCCTCCCAACTTTCAGAAAACTCTATGGCAGAATCGAGACAGATATTATGGCAAATGATCAATTAACAGTGGTTATACAGAataactataacacatatagtTTTGGAGGGTCTAAAGCGTTGGTCCTTTCAACTACTTCTTGGATTGGAGGCAAAAATAACTTCATTGGTGTTGCATATCTGACTATAGGAGGCCTATGCATTTTCCTTGCAGTGGGCTTCGTAGTTCTTCTCTACATGGTTAAGCCAAG GACTCTTGGAGACCCCTCGTACTTGTCATGGAATAGAGATACTCCAGACCATCCAAACTAA
- the LOC127768749 gene encoding uncharacterized protein LOC127768749, with protein sequence MEAPSASASAEERQRIERVARFVARDRDGDMAEALLLRLLKITRNARRWGFLDRDHPLHPYYLQQKVSEQCRILRPRPAAAAAGDR encoded by the coding sequence ATGGAGGCAccatcggcgtcggcgtcggcggaggagaggcAGCGGATCGAGCGGGTGGCGCGGTTCGTGGCGCGTGACCGGGACGGCGACATGGCGGAGGCGCTGCTGCTCCGGCTGTTGAAGATCACCCGCAACGCCCGCCGCTGGGGATTCCTCGACCGCGACCACCCCCTCCACCCGTATTACCTCCAGCAGAAGGTCTCCGAGCAGTGCCGCatcctccgcccccgccccgccgccgccgccgccggtgatcgcTGA
- the LOC127768530 gene encoding uncharacterized protein LOC127768530 isoform X1 translates to MEYERIHGPPLQRQSGGFSPAKLRAMLLGLEKNQHNGEDTSPEANDSGELDDQRSMECSTSTEMSSNSGHRSRNRAQDDDSFDSESSSSGPPTVKRPAAVTALLPPFSRPTPSKWDDAEKWISSPTANRGGRVGSAAGAAPKKSALAFPEHVSRPPAVAKVVAEVPINTGTLVKNSVALAQPISFNPAQSASIVDEPAPAVRSVSMRDMGTEMTPIASQEPSRTGTPIIASSPTSSRTPTPQRNAEINIGEFGPNKMEMSEEELQMNTRKEIMDLGQRLGKTTIAAWASKEEKSTTSFANVITDKAVEIDREARAADWEEAEKAKYLARFQREEVKIQAWENHQKAKIEAEMKRMEAKIEIKRAREQDRLSSKLAAARHKAEARREAAESRKNQEAARTEEQAAQIRKTGHIPSSISCWCWCL, encoded by the exons ATGGAGTACGAGCGCATCCACGGCCCCCCGCTCCAACGTCAG TCGGGTGGATTCTCCCCAGCTAAGCTACGAGCAATGCTTCTCGGGCTAGAGAAAAATCAGCACAACGGGGAGGACACATCGCCTGAGGCCAACGATTCCGGCGAGCTGGACGACCAGA GGAGCATGGagtgctccacctccaccgaaATGTCGAGCAACAGTGGCCACAGATCAAGAAACCGAGCTCAGGACGACGACAGCTTCGACTCCGAGAGCAGCTCGTCGGGCCCGCCGACGGTGaagaggccggcggcggtgaccgcCTTGCTGCCACCGTTCTCTAGGCCGACGCCGTCGAAGTGGGATGATGCAGAGAAGTGGATTTCTAGCCCCACGGCGAACCGCGGTGGCCGTGTGGGGAGTGCAGCTGGGGCTGCGCCGAAGAAATCGGCGCTGGCATTTCCTGAACATGTAAGCCGGCCTCCAGCCGTTGCTAAGGTGGTTGCTGAGGTCCCCATCAACACTGGAACCTTGGTGAAGAATTCAGTTG CTCTCGCACAGCCTATTTCATTTAATCCTGCACAAAGTGCTTCGATAGTTGATGAACCAGCTCCTGCAGTTAGGTCTGTTTCGATGAGAGACATGGGCACAGAAATGACTCCTATTGCCAGCCAGGAGCCCTCTCGGACTGGGACTCCTATTATAGCTTCTAGTCCAACCTCCTCTCGGACACCAACACCACAACGTAATGCAGAAATCAATATTGGTGAATTTGGTCCAAATAAGATGGAAATGTCTGAGGAGGAACTACAAATGAATACAAGAAAGGAAATCATGGATCTTGGCCAACGGCTGGGAAAGACAACTATAGCTGCATGGGCTAGCAAGGAAGAGAAATCTACAACAAGTTTCGCAAACGTCATAACCGACAAGGCTGTAGAAATCGACAGAGAGGCTCGTGCTGCAGATTGGGAGGAGGCAGAGAAAGCAAAATATCTTGCAAG GTTTCAGAGGGAAGAGGTAAAGATTCAAGCTTGGGAAAACCACCAGAAAGCAAAAATTGAAGCTGAAATGAAGAGGATGGAG GCAAAGATAGAGATCAAGAGAGCTCGCGAGCAGGACAGGCTTTCGAGCAAGTTGGCAGCTGCAAGGCACAAGGCagaggcgaggagggaggccgcTGAGTCCAGGAAGAACCAAGAAGCAGCAAGAACTGAAGAGCAGGCGGCTCAGATCCGGAAAACCGGGCACATACCTTCCTCAATCtcctgctggtgctggtgcctGTGA
- the LOC127768530 gene encoding uncharacterized protein LOC127768530 isoform X2, with translation MLLGLEKNQHNGEDTSPEANDSGELDDQRSMECSTSTEMSSNSGHRSRNRAQDDDSFDSESSSSGPPTVKRPAAVTALLPPFSRPTPSKWDDAEKWISSPTANRGGRVGSAAGAAPKKSALAFPEHVSRPPAVAKVVAEVPINTGTLVKNSVALAQPISFNPAQSASIVDEPAPAVRSVSMRDMGTEMTPIASQEPSRTGTPIIASSPTSSRTPTPQRNAEINIGEFGPNKMEMSEEELQMNTRKEIMDLGQRLGKTTIAAWASKEEKSTTSFANVITDKAVEIDREARAADWEEAEKAKYLARFQREEVKIQAWENHQKAKIEAEMKRMEAKIEIKRAREQDRLSSKLAAARHKAEARREAAESRKNQEAARTEEQAAQIRKTGHIPSSISCWCWCL, from the exons ATGCTTCTCGGGCTAGAGAAAAATCAGCACAACGGGGAGGACACATCGCCTGAGGCCAACGATTCCGGCGAGCTGGACGACCAGA GGAGCATGGagtgctccacctccaccgaaATGTCGAGCAACAGTGGCCACAGATCAAGAAACCGAGCTCAGGACGACGACAGCTTCGACTCCGAGAGCAGCTCGTCGGGCCCGCCGACGGTGaagaggccggcggcggtgaccgcCTTGCTGCCACCGTTCTCTAGGCCGACGCCGTCGAAGTGGGATGATGCAGAGAAGTGGATTTCTAGCCCCACGGCGAACCGCGGTGGCCGTGTGGGGAGTGCAGCTGGGGCTGCGCCGAAGAAATCGGCGCTGGCATTTCCTGAACATGTAAGCCGGCCTCCAGCCGTTGCTAAGGTGGTTGCTGAGGTCCCCATCAACACTGGAACCTTGGTGAAGAATTCAGTTG CTCTCGCACAGCCTATTTCATTTAATCCTGCACAAAGTGCTTCGATAGTTGATGAACCAGCTCCTGCAGTTAGGTCTGTTTCGATGAGAGACATGGGCACAGAAATGACTCCTATTGCCAGCCAGGAGCCCTCTCGGACTGGGACTCCTATTATAGCTTCTAGTCCAACCTCCTCTCGGACACCAACACCACAACGTAATGCAGAAATCAATATTGGTGAATTTGGTCCAAATAAGATGGAAATGTCTGAGGAGGAACTACAAATGAATACAAGAAAGGAAATCATGGATCTTGGCCAACGGCTGGGAAAGACAACTATAGCTGCATGGGCTAGCAAGGAAGAGAAATCTACAACAAGTTTCGCAAACGTCATAACCGACAAGGCTGTAGAAATCGACAGAGAGGCTCGTGCTGCAGATTGGGAGGAGGCAGAGAAAGCAAAATATCTTGCAAG GTTTCAGAGGGAAGAGGTAAAGATTCAAGCTTGGGAAAACCACCAGAAAGCAAAAATTGAAGCTGAAATGAAGAGGATGGAG GCAAAGATAGAGATCAAGAGAGCTCGCGAGCAGGACAGGCTTTCGAGCAAGTTGGCAGCTGCAAGGCACAAGGCagaggcgaggagggaggccgcTGAGTCCAGGAAGAACCAAGAAGCAGCAAGAACTGAAGAGCAGGCGGCTCAGATCCGGAAAACCGGGCACATACCTTCCTCAATCtcctgctggtgctggtgcctGTGA
- the LOC127768364 gene encoding tobamovirus multiplication protein 3-like yields the protein MAASTAAAVAPDWWNDVNNSPMWQDRSFHALATLYGAVSFVALVQLIRIECRVPEYGWTTQKVFHFMNFIVNGVRSIVFVLRRDVQLVQPEIFQHVLIDFPGLAFFTTYALLVLFWAEIYYQARAMSTDGLRPAFYTINGVVYAIQIILWMALWWKPVRAMVILSKMFFAATSLFAALGFLLYGGRLFLMLQRFPVESKGRRKKLNEVGYVTTICFSGFLIRCVMMCLNAFDKEADLDVLNHPILNFFYYLLVEIVPSALVLFILRKLPPKRGITQYHPIH from the exons atggcggcttcgacggcggcggcggtggcaccggACTGGTGGAACGACGTGAACAACTCGCCGATGTGGCAGGACCGCTCCTTCCACGCCCTCGCCACGCTATACGGCGCCGTCTCGTTCGTCGCGCTG GTCCAATTGATCAGAATCGAATGTAGAGTACCTGAGTACGGATGGACGACACAGAAGGTGTTCCATTTCATGAACTTTATTGTGAATGGAG TGCGGTCAATCGTGTTTGTGCTCCGACGAGATGTGCAACTTGTGCAGCCTGAG ATATTTCAACATGTGCTCATTGATTTTCCGGGGCTTGCATTCTTCACAACCTATGCTCTGTTAGTGCTCTTCTGGGCTGAGATTTACTATCAG GCACGGGCAATGTCTACTGATGGGCTCAGACCAGCTTTTTATACAATCAATGGAGTGGTCTATGCAATCCAG ATAATACTTTGGATGGCGTTGTGGTGGAAACCAGTTCGAGCAATGGTCATCTTGTCTAAGATGTTCTTTGCAG CGACATCTTTATTTGCTGCCCTTGGATTTCTTCTCTATGGAGGGAG GCTATTTCTGATGTTACAGCGTTTTCCAGTTGAATCAAAAGGAAGGCGTAAAAAGTTGAATGAG GTTGGATATGTGACAACCATATGCTTTTCTGGCTTCTTGATCAGATGCGTAATG ATGTGCTTAAATGCGTTTGATAAAGAAGCCGATCTTGATGTTCTGAACCATCCAATCCTAAACTTCTTCTACTACTTG TTGGTTGAGATTGTACCTTCAGCTTTGGTGCTGTTCATATTAAGGAAACTACCACCTAAACGGGGGATCACACAGTACCATCCAATCCATTAG